In Porites lutea chromosome 9, jaPorLute2.1, whole genome shotgun sequence, a single window of DNA contains:
- the LOC140948707 gene encoding uncharacterized protein has translation MNHTPGKALDGHVIKTLQVKKQEQCELRCFHESECVSYNMGPSQVNGFTCELSNSDHVRHPDALVPRPGYIYRGTENSCSSSPCPNNATCLTLTPINYQCLCSLGYTGPNCNLGRSCQDIKTAFPSASDGIYWIQPNSGLTRFQAYCDMTSLGGGWSMCYTTDGVVIPRTEVTYDSNLPYRENGYRTDCNNIEFREILFVDETTGQQASFTYEENSMLVAQGNYGTPLPGLFQGGGIADTSYKYQLLICDVPFYSGFFISGYTSNCFKQCHHWCGDLGSPYFRSASTSSSYAGVAFNSNGHRPLNSRLISVGLR, from the exons ATGAATCATACACCTGGCAAAGCCCTGGATGGTCATGTTATTAAAACCCTCCAAGTGAAAAAACAAGAACAGTGTGAGTTAAGATGTTTTCACGAATCTGAGTGTGTTTCCTACAACATGGGGCCTTCTCAGGTCAATGGATTCACTTGTGAGCTCAGTAATTCAGATCACGTGCGGCACCCTGATGCTTTGGTTCCCAGGCCTGGTTACATTTACAGGGGGACTGAG AACAGCTGCTCATCAAGTCCTTGTCCAAACAACGCTACCTGCCTCACCCTGACGCCAATCAACTATCAGTGTTTGTGCTCACTAGGATATACCGGGCCAAACTGCAACTTGG gaagaagcTGCCAAGATATTAAGACGGCATTTCCAAGTGCTTCTGATGGTATATACTGGATACAGCCAAATAGCGGCCTCACTAGATTTCAGGCCTACTGTGATATGACGTCACTCGGCGGCGGATGGTCAATGTGTTACACAACTGATGGAGTCGTGATTCCAAGAACGGAAGTGACGTATGATAGCAATCTACCTTACCGAGAAAATGGATACCGAACTGATTGCAACAACATTGAG TTTCGTGAGATTCTTTTCGTGGACGAAACAACGGGACAACAGGCCTCTTTCACTTATGAGGAAAATTCCATGCTTGTCGCGCAAGGGAATTATGGGACACCACTGCCAGGATTGTTCCAGGGTGGCGGAATAGCAGATACAAGCTATAAGTACCAGCTTCTGATCTGCGATGTACCTTTCTACTCTGGCTTTTTCATATCCGGCTATACCAGCAACTGCTTTAAACAGTGTCATCATTGGTGTGGTGACCTTGGCTCCCCCTACTTCCGGTCAGCGTCAACTTCGTCATCGTATGCAGGAGTTGCCTTCAATAGTAATGGTCACAGACCATTGAATAGCCGCCTGATTAGTGTGGGGTTAAGATGA